Below is a window of 'Nostoc azollae' 0708 DNA.
TATGGGTCCTCGTTGTCCTGCACCGTCACGGGGTCCGATATTCCATGTACCCGGGGCAATAACTTGGTAATTTTTAATCTTGCTATCTTCAATCTCTACCCAGTGACATAATGCCCCTCTTGCAGCTTCAGTTGCACCCCAACCTTTACCATCTTTTTCTTTAGGTTTAATATACCAAGGGTCGTTAAGTTTAAACTCCCGTAAACAGCGTTCAGCTTGGCGATATAACTTAACAATTTCGTGGACTCTTGCTATTTGCCTAACGTGAACATTTGCACCGCCCATTTTTTTGAAGACATCAAGAATGAAGGGGTCGTAATGTTGCCAAGATTCACCATGTTTTCCACCTGCAACTAACTGACGTGCTAGGGGTCCGGCTTCTAAACGTCCTAAGTCTTGGTGAAGGACTGCAGGTGCCCAGGAATATGCACCGCCAAAGTCTTTATTATTATTCATAGTAGGTAAAGTAGTGCGATCACTTGGATGCCAATCTTCTGTACCTTCATCATACCAAGAATGGGTTAAATTCTCACGGGCAAATGATTGATTCATCAAGGTATGGGTATCAGTGAAGCTATCGTAAACACCACTTTTCATAATTACAGCAGCGTTACGTCCATCAATGGTGGGTTTATTGTATTTATCTTCATGGGGAATATATCCCCAAGTTACATACTTACCCACACCAGCACCATATCGATCTAAACCGATATCTAAACCCATGCGCCAGTATAAACCTAAATCTGATTCCCGATGTTTAACATCAGCATTTAACCATTTTTGGAATTCTTCATAAGATTGAATTTCTTCATATCTTTCTAAAGAACAACCTAACCAAACTGGTTCTAACCAATTGGTGCGGAAATATTCCAGAATTGCCCAAGCGCGCGTAATATCAGTTAAGGTGGGGGCGCACATTACACCACCAGGAACCATGTAACTAGAATGCGGCCATTGACCACCTAATAAAGCGTAAATTTCGACAGGTTTGGCGGAAATTGTCAGACCAATTTCATAGGATGTACCTGTGAAAGCAGCAAAGCGCCGACAGGCTTCATCATAAAAATGACTACGGCGATAATTTTTATTAGTTAAATCAATAGCAAACAAGCCATAAAAATAGCGGGGAATGCTTTGAATTGTTTCGACAATTTGACCTAAATTTCTCGCCAAAATAGCATTTCTAGGAATTTCTGTTCCCCAAGCAGTATCTAATGCCCAAGATGCAGAACTGAGATGAGAACCACCACAAATTCCACAAATTCGGGGTGTAACAATTAAACCTGCTTGGGGGTCTTTACCGCGTAAAATGATTTCAAAACCGCGAAAAAGTTCGGCATGAGTCCAGGCATTTGTGACATATCCATTTTCGATTTCGACACGCACATCTAAATCGCCTTCAACTCTACCAACGGGTGAAATATCTAAGGTTTGAATTGGCATAACTTCTGGGTGATTTGTAATTGGTGATTGGTAATTGGTGGGCATTATGAAAATTACTTCCCCATCTCCCTCATTTCTCTTATCTTCCCCCACCCCTAGTCCCTAAACAGTAAAAAAGTCTTCATCTGCCCATTTTGGTGCTGCGTCTTTGGCAACAACCGTGAGGACTGCATAATCTCTGTGGTTGACACCGGGTGGTATTTCTTTAGGAACACCCATCACAGTTTGAGTTTTAAATACTGTTCCTGGTTTGAGGTCGAAAAAGGGAAATTCTGGTTCTGTGCAGCCTAAGCAAGGCATTCCGGCGCGGGTTTTCGATGATATACGATTCCAAAGAATGCGGTTACAGGAGGAATGAGTCATGGGACCACGACAACCCAAGTCGTAGAATAGACAGCCTTTGCGTTGTCCAAACTCTGCTGTTGTAGCTTTGTATGCAAAGTGAATATTCCGGGTACAACCGGTTTGGGTGTAGGTGTTAAAAAAAGTTTGGGGACGGTGTAGTTCATCGAGAACTATATCATCTGTGCGTCCAGTGGCGATCGCCACTAATATCTGCGTTATCCAATCAGGGTGTGTGGGACAACCGGGAATATTAATTACAGGTAAACCCGCTTTGCTAACAAAATCTTTACCTAAAAAACCGCCTTCTTTCCGTTTGAGAAACTGTAATCCTTTCGAGTCGCTGGGGTTAGGTGACATAGCGGGAATTCCTCCCCAAGTTGCACAGTCTCCCACCGCCACAATAAATTTAGCAGCTTGGGATAAATCTATTAACCAATCCTTCATAGGACGGTCAGCAAATCTATTCCATTCCCCTGTACCATTGGGGGCGTTAACTACACTACCTTCAAATACCAAAATATCCAAAGGAGTCTTACCTAAAACACAGTCCCATAGAAGAGTTTGTAGGTTGTTACCCAGTTCCACACCCAAGGAAGGATGCCAAAGAACTTTAATACCAAAATTAGCGATTAAATCGCAAGCAGTAGGTTCTTCACCATTAAGAAAAGACATGGTGTTACCGGAACAAGCACCACCTTGAAGCCAGAGTACATTCGTCATTAGCCTATATATTGTTCTGTTGTTGATGT
It encodes the following:
- a CDS encoding nickel-dependent hydrogenase large subunit, whose protein sequence is MPIQTLDISPVGRVEGDLDVRVEIENGYVTNAWTHAELFRGFEIILRGKDPQAGLIVTPRICGICGGSHLSSASWALDTAWGTEIPRNAILARNLGQIVETIQSIPRYFYGLFAIDLTNKNYRRSHFYDEACRRFAAFTGTSYEIGLTISAKPVEIYALLGGQWPHSSYMVPGGVMCAPTLTDITRAWAILEYFRTNWLEPVWLGCSLERYEEIQSYEEFQKWLNADVKHRESDLGLYWRMGLDIGLDRYGAGVGKYVTWGYIPHEDKYNKPTIDGRNAAVIMKSGVYDSFTDTHTLMNQSFARENLTHSWYDEGTEDWHPSDRTTLPTMNNNKDFGGAYSWAPAVLHQDLGRLEAGPLARQLVAGGKHGESWQHYDPFILDVFKKMGGANVHVRQIARVHEIVKLYRQAERCLREFKLNDPWYIKPKEKDGKGWGATEAARGALCHWVEIEDSKIKNYQVIAPGTWNIGPRDGAGQRGPIEQALIGTPIEDANDPVEVGHVARSFDSCLVCTVHAHDAKTGEELARFRTA
- a CDS encoding hydrogenase small subunit, which translates into the protein MTNVLWLQGGACSGNTMSFLNGEEPTACDLIANFGIKVLWHPSLGVELGNNLQTLLWDCVLGKTPLDILVFEGSVVNAPNGTGEWNRFADRPMKDWLIDLSQAAKFIVAVGDCATWGGIPAMSPNPSDSKGLQFLKRKEGGFLGKDFVSKAGLPVINIPGCPTHPDWITQILVAIATGRTDDIVLDELHRPQTFFNTYTQTGCTRNIHFAYKATTAEFGQRKGCLFYDLGCRGPMTHSSCNRILWNRISSKTRAGMPCLGCTEPEFPFFDLKPGTVFKTQTVMGVPKEIPPGVNHRDYAVLTVVAKDAAPKWADEDFFTV